The following nucleotide sequence is from Paenibacillus andongensis.
ATTAAAAGATTTAGGTATTTACATCAGCATTTTCGCGATGCTGGCATCATTTATCGTGGCTTTGCTGATTTTCGTTGAACGAATTGGCGGTAAAGTGGAGGATTACACGTGGAATAAGCTGCATTGGCTGCAAGTGGGCGATTTCACGCTGAATATGGGCTTTGAGGTTAACAATCTGAACGCCTTGATGCTCGTGATTGTCACACTGGTGTCTTTGCTGGTGAATATTTATTCCAAAGGCTATATGAAAGGCGACGAGCGAATTCATGTGTTTTTTGGCTATATCGCTTTGTTCTCCTTCTCCATGCTTGGCCTTGTCATCTCAGAAAATATGCTGGAGCTTTACATCTTCTGGGAGCTTGTAGGGGTATGTTCCTTCCTGCTCGTCGGATTCTGGTATTTCAAGCCAGAGGCGAAGGCTGCTGCGAAAAAGGCATTCATCGTTACCCGTATTGGGGATGTGGGCCTATTTATTGCCATTCTGCTGCTGTTCTGGTACATGCCAGGGCATGCGCTTGATTTCACATCTATTCATAATGCTTTTACAACGGGCAAAATCGATCCAACGATCATCACATGGATAGCTATTCTGATCTTCATTGGGGCGATGGGTAAGTCGGGTCAATTCCCGCTGCATACGTGGCTGCCAGATGCCATGGAAGGGCCAACGCCGATAAGTGCGCTGATCCACGCAGCAACGATGGTTGCCGCTGGGGTGTATCTCGTTTCGCGAACTTTTGATATTTTCCACGCTTCACCGGATGCTTTGCTTGTCGTAGCTTATGTAGGTGGTTTTACGGCAATCTTTGCGGCCACGATTGGTATTGCTCAGAACGATATCAAACGCATTCTCGCCTACTCAACGGTGAGTCAACTCGGTTATATGATGATGGCACTGGGGATTGGTGTTTCCTATACGTCAGGCATGTTCCATCTGTTCACGCACGCCTTCTTCAAAGCGCTGCTCTTCTTGGGCGCAGGCAGTGTAATTCACGCGGTACATACGCAAGACATTAACGAAATGGGCGGCTTATCCCGCAAAATGAAAATCACGACATGGACTTTTGCGATAGGCACGCTGGCCCTGTCAGGTATTTTCCCTTTCGCTGGGTTCTGGTCGAAGGATATGATCTTGACGGAAGCCTACGAGCATAACCAACTCTTGTTCTGGGTCGGTGTTATTGCTGCCTTCTTCACAGCGTTCTATATGTCGCGTCTGTTCTTCCTCGTGTTCATGGGATCACCTAGAGGCAAAGCAGAGACAGCAAATGATCATGGTCACGCAGCGCATACCGCTCATGAACCCCATGAGTCTCCGGCCTCGATGACCACACCATTGATTATTCTTGCTGTGCTTGCTGTTGTTGCGGGCTTCGTGAATACGCCGTTTAACGAATGGCTCAGTCAGTGGCTGACAGGGCATGATCATGATGAAAAAGCTAATTGGACTGTTATTATTTTGTCCACACTGGCTGGTGTGCTTGGAATTGGTCTCGGTTACTTGATCTACCTCAAACGTACAGTTCCGCGCGATGTGGTTTCCAGTAAAATGCCGTGGCTGTATACGCTGTTGAATCGTAAATATTTTATTGATGAAATTTATGACGGTGTCATTGTAAAACCGCTTCGCGGTTTAGGTTGGATCCTCGAACTGTTTGATGTGTATATCGTTGACGGTATTGTGCGTTTGGTCGCCTTTACGGTGGTCGGACTAGGGCGTTTAGGCTCGCGTCTCCAAAATGGTCAACTACAAACCTATGGTGTCATCATGATTTTGGGGATGCTGATTCTGGTACTCGCCATCGCAGGAAGGAGGTTCATCCATGCTGGCTAGTCTACCCATCCTAAGTATGATTGCCTTCTCGCCTTTGCTTGGCGTTCTGGTCTTGCTCTTCATCCGTGGTGATCAAGGCCGATTGATTAAAACAATTGGTATTGTTACGACACTGATCCCGCTTATTTTGGCGGCGTGGTTGTATGTCGATTATAACTATCAGGG
It contains:
- the nuoL gene encoding NADH-quinone oxidoreductase subunit L translates to MVSDYSQYAWLIPLFPLLAFLALTAMGRQLKDLGIYISIFAMLASFIVALLIFVERIGGKVEDYTWNKLHWLQVGDFTLNMGFEVNNLNALMLVIVTLVSLLVNIYSKGYMKGDERIHVFFGYIALFSFSMLGLVISENMLELYIFWELVGVCSFLLVGFWYFKPEAKAAAKKAFIVTRIGDVGLFIAILLLFWYMPGHALDFTSIHNAFTTGKIDPTIITWIAILIFIGAMGKSGQFPLHTWLPDAMEGPTPISALIHAATMVAAGVYLVSRTFDIFHASPDALLVVAYVGGFTAIFAATIGIAQNDIKRILAYSTVSQLGYMMMALGIGVSYTSGMFHLFTHAFFKALLFLGAGSVIHAVHTQDINEMGGLSRKMKITTWTFAIGTLALSGIFPFAGFWSKDMILTEAYEHNQLLFWVGVIAAFFTAFYMSRLFFLVFMGSPRGKAETANDHGHAAHTAHEPHESPASMTTPLIILAVLAVVAGFVNTPFNEWLSQWLTGHDHDEKANWTVIILSTLAGVLGIGLGYLIYLKRTVPRDVVSSKMPWLYTLLNRKYFIDEIYDGVIVKPLRGLGWILELFDVYIVDGIVRLVAFTVVGLGRLGSRLQNGQLQTYGVIMILGMLILVLAIAGRRFIHAG